A stretch of Sebastes fasciatus isolate fSebFas1 chromosome 19, fSebFas1.pri, whole genome shotgun sequence DNA encodes these proteins:
- the fyb1b gene encoding FYN-binding protein 1 isoform X1 — translation MDNKSDVKAMMARFQTASTDETSSTPAVRIKQPLHSTVSSGPTIQTKKPVLESRSGSGITIPLRSTVLKSTVSTKSDTEAHEPNKAKALASRFGNTQDDTNKKPFVVTKQPLKPTFSQSPEAKGALQKPPFNKPALSSTLSSTLSDSKPAMPKPLNSKPSWVKEDSGGGFQDKPRSSISKLRHHSEEVPGAGTNTANKPSPPSNFRNAQNIFKESDSDVKADGANKPPLIPTNSTPPPKPLPSKKPSIKKPPKPSPQTSGVIGDTIAGPKRHTLPNSLALGQAPAKPNRPPRVNLESFKRGAVTSDNGPGTFKKPLVQAPLTSHPSNHSNQVTPTLPPQPAVPSLPPRHPGAMMQQDDVYDDVDDFNSTPPPLPSSTGHPSRRGKAQEENDDDDDGEMYEDLDEIWEAADQKLEKKREKEEKEEKKRLEAEKKEQKEREKKEQDARKKFKLVGPLEVVHQGKARVDCKSSKTDLALKQGECVDIIRVQGNPEGKWLGRTPDGCIGYVKTTSVGIDFNSLKNQAQQAYDPEVYDDIDVVSADNSGMKGPGVVLPPIPGDDGEIYDDIVDPNLEVSPPDHRSSPTKARGFLRMFDRNRRPASTKVVPPPSQFTAEGNSDQPGTIDEDIYDDVDSQDAPPPPPISSLPPQKGKSKTEEMDPKKQKKFEKEEKDFRKKFKYDGEIQVLYQVTIAPNLTNKKWGVKELPVKGGEKLDVIVKAEDNKLICRNEEGKFGHVSTSHIDTDDGDIYDDIGDDCIYDND, via the exons ATG GATAACAAATCCGATGTGAAGGCCATGATGGCTCGCTTCCAAACGGCGAGCACGGACGAGACTTCTTCCACACCGGCTGTACGCATCAAACAGCCCTTGCACTCCACCGTCTCCTCTGGCCCGACCATACAGACAAAGAAACCGGTCTTGGAGAGCCGCTCAGGCAGCGGGATAACTATTCCACTTAGATCCACTGTTCTGAAAAGTACAGTATCAACTAAAAGTGACACAGAGGCACACGAACCAAACAAGGCTAAAGCCCTAGCTAGCAGGTTTGGAAACACCCAGGATGACACCAACAAAAAACCTTTCGTTGTTACTAAACAGCCGTTGAAGCCAACCTTTTCCCAGTCTCCTGAAGCTAAAGGCGCTCTACAGAAGCCGCCTTTCAACAAGCCCGCCCTGAGCTCCACCCTGAGCTCCACCCTGTCCGACTCCAAACCAGCCATGCCAAAACCGCTCAACTCCAAGCCCAGCTGGGTGAAAGAAGACAGCGGTGGAGGCTTCCAAGACAAACCAAGGAGCAGCATTTCAAAATTACGGCATCATAGTGAAGAGGTGCCAGGAGCTGGCACGAACACTGCGAACAAACCTTCGCCCCCGTCCAACTTCAGGAATGCTCAGAATATCTTCAAGGAGTCAGATAGCGACGTGAAAGCAGACGGTGCCAACAAACCACCCCTCATTCCTACTAACTCCACACCTCCTCCAAAACCTCTGCCCAGTAAAAAACCTAGCATCAAAAAACCTCCAAAGCCTTCTCCTCAGACGAGCGGCGTCATCGGGGATACCATCGCTGGTCCCAAGCGTCACACCCTCCCCAACAGTTTAGCTTTGGGCCAAGCTCCTGCCAAGCCCAACCGCCCCCCCAGAGTCAACCTGGAGAGCTTTAAAAGAGGTGCTGTGACCTCTGATAACG GCCCTGGCACCTTTAAGAAACCCCTCGTCCAAGCTCCTCTGACCTCTCACCCcagtaaccatagcaaccaggTGACCCCGACTCTACCCCCTCAGCCTGCAGTTCCTAGTCTGCCCCCGCGACACCCCGGAGCCAT GATGCAGCAAGATGACGTatatgatgatgttgatgactTTAACAGCACTCCGCCACCTCTACCATCATCTACAG GTCACCCAAGTCGGAGGGGAAAG GCCCAGGaggaaaatgatgatgatgatgatggagagaTGTATGAGGATCTTGATGAAAtatg GGAAGCGGCTGATCAAAAGCtagaaaagaagagagagaaagaggagaaggaggagaaaaaacgACTGGAGGCTGAGAAGAAGGAGCAGAAGGAACGTGAGAAGAAGGAACAAGATGCCAGAAAGAAGTTCAAA TTGGTTGGCCCCCTGGAGGTCGTCCACCAGGGGAAGGCTCGCGTGGACTGCAAAAGCAGTAAAACCGACCTCGCTCTGAAGCAGGGAGAATGCGTGGACATCATCCGTGTCCAGGGCAACCCAGAGGGAAAATGGTTGGGACGGACGCCGGATGGATGCA TTGGTTATGTGAAGACCACTTCAGTGGGAATTGACTTTAACTCTCTGAAGAATCAAGCTCAGCAGGCGTACGACCCCGAGGTATACGATGACATCGATGTGGTCTCTGCTGATAACAG CGGGATGAAAGGACCAGGAG TTGTCTTACCGCCGATACCAGGAGACGACGGAGAAATATATGATGACATTGTTGATCCAAACCTGGAAGTCAG TCCCCCGGACCACAGGTCTTCTCCTACAAAGGCTCGTGGTTTCCTGCGTATGTTTGACCGGAACAGACGTCCTGCCAGCACTAAAGT AGTGCCTCCACCCAGCCAGTTTACTGCCGAGGGGAATTCAG ATCAGCCAGGAACAATTGATGAGGACATATACGATGATGTTGACTCTCAAGATgcgcctccccctcctcccatcAGCAG CCTTCCACCTCAGAAAGGCAAAAGCAAGACTGAAGAGATGGATCCAAAGAAgcagaaaaagtttgagaaagaggagaaggacTTCAGGAAAAAGTTTAAA TATGATGGGGAGATCCAGGTGCTGTACCAGGTGACCATCGCCCCGAACCTTACCAATAAGAAGTGGGGTGTGAAAGAGCTTCCAGTCAAAGGAGGAGAGAAACTTGACGTCATTGTTAAAGCCGAGGACAACAAACTGATCTGTCGGAATGAGGAGGGCAAGT TTGGTCATGTTTCGACCTCTCACATTGATACGGA cgATGGTGATATCTACGATGATATTGGAGATG aTTGCATCTATGACAACGATTAG
- the ccdc80l2 gene encoding coiled-coil domain-containing protein 80, whose protein sequence is MFHFYKSHWPLLLFAALWSLSYPSLLTAWPGISRSKPKDQLDPNVRDWGDYSDLPPGIEHGLGLDEEHGNNRGVGESSSSLAPELDFLADFAGKRRLWVITAPSHNDNYLRMMEKQLEDTDQKGLNCRLAERDTFIITIIQNARMEGRIQKTTFQGDATVESLDPDTVSKLLHYLELTSQEFTMLVLKKNLRVSEHFPYPVRVEAVLELIDQFPVRKLEKITRKGSNLRCKTTKKKVVMKRKRMKKKVVLSPQRRGNVTSVVTLQRRPPLDKKAALRSKIQDILSGRSRFVIRKAPAVGSTKGKDSSSGGRGTSNGLERVHSPPPVSKSNEEVEKDRPGSAVEEGKRRHGGKNSEDKKEQNVKDDTREKPSSKKKGKGKKGKKGKGRGKKSNREASEKDKTALKEFLDSLKGTRRLMLISTPSKDATLYIQQKDDSEKQHCDLAIRKVTVATVVGEGRDATLTLQHHQLESEPPLSDQSEHFSDSGLISLLRAELGLSSSDLFSMTVTDYDIKPNRVFEAPPSRPALFDYIDNFPSRRSEKEKERRSPPSCSNGKQKPGAENSLLRFMSKRRLLLISAPSEDDYSFQQQLSALRGQECHLGIRHFAMLKLTGTGDKASGTVELFPLNGRSQSEVEPLSRDMVNNLREQLKISKDYFSMLVVGKDSDVKAWFPSPMWSLDSIYDLVDSMELRLQEEKLQKRLGIHCPEDRGRGGSEGGHYPGYDEDGADETYLYHRSEK, encoded by the exons ATGTTTCATTTCTATAAGTCACACTGGCCTCTGCTGTTGTTTGCTGCTCTGTGGAGCCTCAGCTACCCGAGTTTGCTCACCGCCTGGCCGGGCATCAGTCGCAGCAAGCCCAAGGATCAGCTGGACCCCAATGTGAGGGACTGGGGAGACTACTCAGACCTCCCTCCGGGCATCGAGCATGGGCTGGGGTTGGATGAAGAACATGGAAACAACAGAGGAGTTGGGGAGTCGTCGTCGAGCCTGGCTCCGGAGCTGGATTTCCTCGCTGACTTTGCAG GTAAAAGGCGACTGTGGGTGATAACGGCCCCATCACACAATGACAACTACCTTCGTATGATGGAGAAACAGCTGGAAGACACAGACCAG AAAGGGCTGAACTGCCGTCTAGCAGAAAGAGACAcattcatcatcaccatcatccagAACGCCAGGATGGAGGGTCGAATCCAGAAAACAACTTTCCAAGGAGACGCCACAGTGGAGAGCCTGGACCCTGACACAGTTAGCAAACTGCTGCACTACCTGGAGCTTACCAGCCAG GAGTTCACCATGCTTGTTCTGAAGAAGAACCTTCGGGTCAGTGAGCACTTCCCTTATCCGGTCCGTGTCGAGGCGGTTTTGGAGCTCATTGATCAGTTCCCAGTAAGGAAGCTGGAGAAGATTACCAGAAAAGGATCCAACTTGAG GTGTAAAACCACTAAAAAGAAGGTTGTGATGAAAAGGAAAAGAATGAAGAAGAAGGTGGTGCTGAGCCCTCAGAGGCGAGGGAACGTGACGTCGGTTGTGACATTACAAAGAAGACCTCCCCTGGACAAAAAAGCTGCCCTGAGGAGTAAAATCCAGGATATACTGAGCGGACGGTCGAGGTTTGTCATCCGTAAGGCGCCTGCTGTGGGGTCTACGAAGGGAAAGGATTCGAGCAGTGGTGGTCGGGGCACTTCTAATGGACTGGAAAGAGTGCACAGTCCCCCACCTGTGTCAAAGAGCAATGAAGAAGTGGAGAAAGACAG GCCTGGCTCTGCCGTGGAAGAAGGGAAGAGAAGACATGGAGGGAAAAACAGTGAAGATAAAAAAGAGCAGAATGTCAAGGATGACACACGGGAAAAACCGAGCTCTAAGAAAAAGGGTAAAGGGAAAAAAGGGAAGAAAGGGAAAGGGAGAGGGAAGAAGTCAAACAGAGAGGCCAGTGAGAAGGACAAAACAGccctgaaggagtttctggacAGTTTAAAGGGGACAAGAAGGTTAATG TTGATCTCAACGCCCAGCAAAGATGCAACACTGTACATCCAGCAGAAAGACGACAGCGAGAAGCAACACTGTGACCTCGCTATTAGGAAGGTCACTGTGGCGACCGTTGTTGGAGAGGGAAGAGACGCCACGCTCACGCTACAACACCACCAGCTCG agtcGGAGCCTCCActcagtgaccaatcagagcatttCTCAGATTCAGGCCTGATCTCTCTGTTGAGAGCAGAGCTCGGCCTGTCGTCCTCTGACCTCTTTTCCATGACCGTCACAGACTACGACATCAAGCCCAAT AGAGTCTTTGAGGCTCCTCCATCACGTCCTGCTCTGTTCGATTACATTGACAACTTTCCCTCAAGGCgctcagaaaaagaaaaggaaaggaggagtCCTCCGTCCTGCTCCAACGGCAAGCAAAAGCCTGGAGCTGAGAATTCACTGCTCAG GTTCATGTCTAAGAGGAGACTGCTGCTCATCTCTGCTCCCTCTGAGGACGACTACTCcttccagcagcagctctctgctctcagGGGACAGGAGTGTCACCTGG GTATTCGCCACTTTGCCATGTTGAAACTGACTGGAACTGGAGACAAAGCATCAGGAACTGTTGAACTATTTCCCCTAAATG GCCGCAGTCAGAGTGAAGTTGAGCCGTTGTCCCGTGACATGGTCAACAATCTGAGAGAGCAGCTGAAGATCAGCAAGGACTATTTCAGCATGTTGGTGGTGGGGAAGGACAGCGATGTCAAGGCGTGGTTCCCATCACCCATGTGGTCCCTGGACAGCATCTACGACCTGGTGGATTCCATGGAGCTGCGCCTTCAGGAGGAGAAGCTGCAGAAGAGACTGGGGATCCACTGCCCTgaggacagagggagaggaggcagtGAGGGGGGGCATTATCCCGGCTATGATGAAGACGGGGCGGACGAGACGTACTTGTATCACCGTTCAGAGAAATGA
- the fyb1b gene encoding FYN-binding protein 1 isoform X2 has product MDNKSDVKAMMARFQTASTDETSSTPAVRIKQPLHSTVSSGPTIQTKKPVLESRSGSGITIPLRSTVLKSTVSTKSDTEAHEPNKAKALASRFGNTQDDTNKKPFVVTKQPLKPTFSQSPEAKGALQKPPFNKPALSSTLSSTLSDSKPAMPKPLNSKPSWVKEDSGGGFQDKPRSSISKLRHHSEEVPGAGTNTANKPSPPSNFRNAQNIFKESDSDVKADGANKPPLIPTNSTPPPKPLPSKKPSIKKPPKPSPQTSGVIGDTIAGPKRHTLPNSLALGQAPAKPNRPPRVNLESFKRGAVTSDNGPGTFKKPLVQAPLTSHPSNHSNQVTPTLPPQPAVPSLPPRHPGAMMQQDDVYDDVDDFNSTPPPLPSSTGHPSRRGKENDDDDDGEMYEDLDEIWEAADQKLEKKREKEEKEEKKRLEAEKKEQKEREKKEQDARKKFKLVGPLEVVHQGKARVDCKSSKTDLALKQGECVDIIRVQGNPEGKWLGRTPDGCIGYVKTTSVGIDFNSLKNQAQQAYDPEVYDDIDVVSADNSGMKGPGVVLPPIPGDDGEIYDDIVDPNLEVSPPDHRSSPTKARGFLRMFDRNRRPASTKVVPPPSQFTAEGNSDQPGTIDEDIYDDVDSQDAPPPPPISSLPPQKGKSKTEEMDPKKQKKFEKEEKDFRKKFKYDGEIQVLYQVTIAPNLTNKKWGVKELPVKGGEKLDVIVKAEDNKLICRNEEGKFGHVSTSHIDTDDGDIYDDIGDDCIYDND; this is encoded by the exons ATG GATAACAAATCCGATGTGAAGGCCATGATGGCTCGCTTCCAAACGGCGAGCACGGACGAGACTTCTTCCACACCGGCTGTACGCATCAAACAGCCCTTGCACTCCACCGTCTCCTCTGGCCCGACCATACAGACAAAGAAACCGGTCTTGGAGAGCCGCTCAGGCAGCGGGATAACTATTCCACTTAGATCCACTGTTCTGAAAAGTACAGTATCAACTAAAAGTGACACAGAGGCACACGAACCAAACAAGGCTAAAGCCCTAGCTAGCAGGTTTGGAAACACCCAGGATGACACCAACAAAAAACCTTTCGTTGTTACTAAACAGCCGTTGAAGCCAACCTTTTCCCAGTCTCCTGAAGCTAAAGGCGCTCTACAGAAGCCGCCTTTCAACAAGCCCGCCCTGAGCTCCACCCTGAGCTCCACCCTGTCCGACTCCAAACCAGCCATGCCAAAACCGCTCAACTCCAAGCCCAGCTGGGTGAAAGAAGACAGCGGTGGAGGCTTCCAAGACAAACCAAGGAGCAGCATTTCAAAATTACGGCATCATAGTGAAGAGGTGCCAGGAGCTGGCACGAACACTGCGAACAAACCTTCGCCCCCGTCCAACTTCAGGAATGCTCAGAATATCTTCAAGGAGTCAGATAGCGACGTGAAAGCAGACGGTGCCAACAAACCACCCCTCATTCCTACTAACTCCACACCTCCTCCAAAACCTCTGCCCAGTAAAAAACCTAGCATCAAAAAACCTCCAAAGCCTTCTCCTCAGACGAGCGGCGTCATCGGGGATACCATCGCTGGTCCCAAGCGTCACACCCTCCCCAACAGTTTAGCTTTGGGCCAAGCTCCTGCCAAGCCCAACCGCCCCCCCAGAGTCAACCTGGAGAGCTTTAAAAGAGGTGCTGTGACCTCTGATAACG GCCCTGGCACCTTTAAGAAACCCCTCGTCCAAGCTCCTCTGACCTCTCACCCcagtaaccatagcaaccaggTGACCCCGACTCTACCCCCTCAGCCTGCAGTTCCTAGTCTGCCCCCGCGACACCCCGGAGCCAT GATGCAGCAAGATGACGTatatgatgatgttgatgactTTAACAGCACTCCGCCACCTCTACCATCATCTACAG GTCACCCAAGTCGGAGGGGAAAG gaaaatgatgatgatgatgatggagagaTGTATGAGGATCTTGATGAAAtatg GGAAGCGGCTGATCAAAAGCtagaaaagaagagagagaaagaggagaaggaggagaaaaaacgACTGGAGGCTGAGAAGAAGGAGCAGAAGGAACGTGAGAAGAAGGAACAAGATGCCAGAAAGAAGTTCAAA TTGGTTGGCCCCCTGGAGGTCGTCCACCAGGGGAAGGCTCGCGTGGACTGCAAAAGCAGTAAAACCGACCTCGCTCTGAAGCAGGGAGAATGCGTGGACATCATCCGTGTCCAGGGCAACCCAGAGGGAAAATGGTTGGGACGGACGCCGGATGGATGCA TTGGTTATGTGAAGACCACTTCAGTGGGAATTGACTTTAACTCTCTGAAGAATCAAGCTCAGCAGGCGTACGACCCCGAGGTATACGATGACATCGATGTGGTCTCTGCTGATAACAG CGGGATGAAAGGACCAGGAG TTGTCTTACCGCCGATACCAGGAGACGACGGAGAAATATATGATGACATTGTTGATCCAAACCTGGAAGTCAG TCCCCCGGACCACAGGTCTTCTCCTACAAAGGCTCGTGGTTTCCTGCGTATGTTTGACCGGAACAGACGTCCTGCCAGCACTAAAGT AGTGCCTCCACCCAGCCAGTTTACTGCCGAGGGGAATTCAG ATCAGCCAGGAACAATTGATGAGGACATATACGATGATGTTGACTCTCAAGATgcgcctccccctcctcccatcAGCAG CCTTCCACCTCAGAAAGGCAAAAGCAAGACTGAAGAGATGGATCCAAAGAAgcagaaaaagtttgagaaagaggagaaggacTTCAGGAAAAAGTTTAAA TATGATGGGGAGATCCAGGTGCTGTACCAGGTGACCATCGCCCCGAACCTTACCAATAAGAAGTGGGGTGTGAAAGAGCTTCCAGTCAAAGGAGGAGAGAAACTTGACGTCATTGTTAAAGCCGAGGACAACAAACTGATCTGTCGGAATGAGGAGGGCAAGT TTGGTCATGTTTCGACCTCTCACATTGATACGGA cgATGGTGATATCTACGATGATATTGGAGATG aTTGCATCTATGACAACGATTAG
- the fyb1b gene encoding FYN-binding protein 1 isoform X3, whose translation MDNKSDVKAMMARFQTASTDETSSTPAVRIKQPLHSTVSSGPTIQTKKPVLESRSGSGITIPLRSTVLKSTVSTKSDTEAHEPNKAKALASRFGNTQDDTNKKPFVVTKQPLKPTFSQSPEAKGALQKPPFNKPALSSTLSSTLSDSKPAMPKPLNSKPSWVKEDSGGGFQDKPRSSISKLRHHSEEVPGAGTNTANKPSPPSNFRNAQNIFKESDSDVKADGANKPPLIPTNSTPPPKPLPSKKPSIKKPPKPSPQTSGVIGDTIAGPKRHTLPNSLALGQAPAKPNRPPRVNLESFKRGAVTSDNGPGTFKKPLVQAPLTSHPSNHSNQVTPTLPPQPAVPSLPPRHPGAMMQQDDVYDDVDDFNSTPPPLPSSTGHPSRRGKAQEENDDDDDGEMYEDLDEIWEAADQKLEKKREKEEKEEKKRLEAEKKEQKEREKKEQDARKKFKLVGPLEVVHQGKARVDCKSSKTDLALKQGECVDIIRVQGNPEGKWLGRTPDGCIGYVKTTSVGIDFNSLKNQAQQAYDPEVYDDIDVVSADNSGMKGPGVVLPPIPGDDGEIYDDIVDPNLEVRVPPPSQFTAEGNSDQPGTIDEDIYDDVDSQDAPPPPPISSLPPQKGKSKTEEMDPKKQKKFEKEEKDFRKKFKYDGEIQVLYQVTIAPNLTNKKWGVKELPVKGGEKLDVIVKAEDNKLICRNEEGKFGHVSTSHIDTDDGDIYDDIGDDCIYDND comes from the exons ATG GATAACAAATCCGATGTGAAGGCCATGATGGCTCGCTTCCAAACGGCGAGCACGGACGAGACTTCTTCCACACCGGCTGTACGCATCAAACAGCCCTTGCACTCCACCGTCTCCTCTGGCCCGACCATACAGACAAAGAAACCGGTCTTGGAGAGCCGCTCAGGCAGCGGGATAACTATTCCACTTAGATCCACTGTTCTGAAAAGTACAGTATCAACTAAAAGTGACACAGAGGCACACGAACCAAACAAGGCTAAAGCCCTAGCTAGCAGGTTTGGAAACACCCAGGATGACACCAACAAAAAACCTTTCGTTGTTACTAAACAGCCGTTGAAGCCAACCTTTTCCCAGTCTCCTGAAGCTAAAGGCGCTCTACAGAAGCCGCCTTTCAACAAGCCCGCCCTGAGCTCCACCCTGAGCTCCACCCTGTCCGACTCCAAACCAGCCATGCCAAAACCGCTCAACTCCAAGCCCAGCTGGGTGAAAGAAGACAGCGGTGGAGGCTTCCAAGACAAACCAAGGAGCAGCATTTCAAAATTACGGCATCATAGTGAAGAGGTGCCAGGAGCTGGCACGAACACTGCGAACAAACCTTCGCCCCCGTCCAACTTCAGGAATGCTCAGAATATCTTCAAGGAGTCAGATAGCGACGTGAAAGCAGACGGTGCCAACAAACCACCCCTCATTCCTACTAACTCCACACCTCCTCCAAAACCTCTGCCCAGTAAAAAACCTAGCATCAAAAAACCTCCAAAGCCTTCTCCTCAGACGAGCGGCGTCATCGGGGATACCATCGCTGGTCCCAAGCGTCACACCCTCCCCAACAGTTTAGCTTTGGGCCAAGCTCCTGCCAAGCCCAACCGCCCCCCCAGAGTCAACCTGGAGAGCTTTAAAAGAGGTGCTGTGACCTCTGATAACG GCCCTGGCACCTTTAAGAAACCCCTCGTCCAAGCTCCTCTGACCTCTCACCCcagtaaccatagcaaccaggTGACCCCGACTCTACCCCCTCAGCCTGCAGTTCCTAGTCTGCCCCCGCGACACCCCGGAGCCAT GATGCAGCAAGATGACGTatatgatgatgttgatgactTTAACAGCACTCCGCCACCTCTACCATCATCTACAG GTCACCCAAGTCGGAGGGGAAAG GCCCAGGaggaaaatgatgatgatgatgatggagagaTGTATGAGGATCTTGATGAAAtatg GGAAGCGGCTGATCAAAAGCtagaaaagaagagagagaaagaggagaaggaggagaaaaaacgACTGGAGGCTGAGAAGAAGGAGCAGAAGGAACGTGAGAAGAAGGAACAAGATGCCAGAAAGAAGTTCAAA TTGGTTGGCCCCCTGGAGGTCGTCCACCAGGGGAAGGCTCGCGTGGACTGCAAAAGCAGTAAAACCGACCTCGCTCTGAAGCAGGGAGAATGCGTGGACATCATCCGTGTCCAGGGCAACCCAGAGGGAAAATGGTTGGGACGGACGCCGGATGGATGCA TTGGTTATGTGAAGACCACTTCAGTGGGAATTGACTTTAACTCTCTGAAGAATCAAGCTCAGCAGGCGTACGACCCCGAGGTATACGATGACATCGATGTGGTCTCTGCTGATAACAG CGGGATGAAAGGACCAGGAG TTGTCTTACCGCCGATACCAGGAGACGACGGAGAAATATATGATGACATTGTTGATCCAAACCTGGAAGTCAG AGTGCCTCCACCCAGCCAGTTTACTGCCGAGGGGAATTCAG ATCAGCCAGGAACAATTGATGAGGACATATACGATGATGTTGACTCTCAAGATgcgcctccccctcctcccatcAGCAG CCTTCCACCTCAGAAAGGCAAAAGCAAGACTGAAGAGATGGATCCAAAGAAgcagaaaaagtttgagaaagaggagaaggacTTCAGGAAAAAGTTTAAA TATGATGGGGAGATCCAGGTGCTGTACCAGGTGACCATCGCCCCGAACCTTACCAATAAGAAGTGGGGTGTGAAAGAGCTTCCAGTCAAAGGAGGAGAGAAACTTGACGTCATTGTTAAAGCCGAGGACAACAAACTGATCTGTCGGAATGAGGAGGGCAAGT TTGGTCATGTTTCGACCTCTCACATTGATACGGA cgATGGTGATATCTACGATGATATTGGAGATG aTTGCATCTATGACAACGATTAG